One Serratia liquefaciens genomic window, ATTTTTTTACCGTTGCTATAGTTATTAACATTAGCCTATTTTTTTAAGGCGGCAGAATGAATAATCAATTAACGCGCTTTCATGCGGTGGCCCCATCGGAAACTCAGGACGATTTGCTGGCGCTCAGTCAGGCATTTTCGCTGCCAAAATTAAGCTATGTCGATATCGCACGTCAGGAGCGGTTAACGCAGATGATGGCCAACTGGCCGCTGCTGGCCGAATTGGCGCAGACCACGGGGAGCCGTTAGTTTATGCCGGTGATTGCTCTGCAGGGGTTGCGAGGCGGGATGGGGACGACGTCGGTCACCGCGGCGCTCGCGTGGGCATTACAGCAACTGGGCGAGTCGGTATTGGCGATTGATTTTGCGCCGGATAACCTGCTGCGTCTGCATTTTAATACGCCATTCGAGCTGGCTCGGGGTTGGGCCCGGGCCGAGCAGGACGGCGGCGATTGGCAACAGGGCGCGATGCGCTACTGTGAAAATCTCGACTTTCTCCCCTTTGGCCAGCTCACCCTGGCGGAACGGTTGAATGTACAACAATCTTGTCGGCAGCAGCCTGCTCGCTGGCAGGACAATCTGGCGCAGCTAAACGCCGCGGCGCAGTACAACTGGATCCTGTTGGATCTGCCGGCGGATGATGCGACGCTGGCTCAGCAGGCGCTGGCGGTGGCAGATTGTGTCTTTACCCTGATTGCCCCGGACGCCAACTGCCAGGTGCGGCTGCACCAGCAAGCGCTGCCGGAAGGCTGCCGTTTCCTGATTAACCACTATTTCGCTGCCAGCCGGCTTCAGCAGGATTTACACCAGCTGTGGCTGCAAACGCTGGGCGGATTACTGCCGGTGGTGATACACCGCGATGAGGCGATGGCTGAGGC contains:
- the bcsQ gene encoding cellulose biosynthesis protein BcsQ, giving the protein MPVIALQGLRGGMGTTSVTAALAWALQQLGESVLAIDFAPDNLLRLHFNTPFELARGWARAEQDGGDWQQGAMRYCENLDFLPFGQLTLAERLNVQQSCRQQPARWQDNLAQLNAAAQYNWILLDLPADDATLAQQALAVADCVFTLIAPDANCQVRLHQQALPEGCRFLINHYFAASRLQQDLHQLWLQTLGGLLPVVIHRDEAMAEALAVKQPLGEYRPESLAADEVLTLANWCLINLKETAS
- the bcsR gene encoding cellulose biosynthesis protein BcsR produces the protein MNNQLTRFHAVAPSETQDDLLALSQAFSLPKLSYVDIARQERLTQMMANWPLLAELAQTTGSR